TTTCCGTGTATCTCTCCAGTTCACCTCATAGCCTAATTTCCTCATATTTACTATGAAGTCAGCTCGGCCAACCGAATTTTCCATGCAAGTATTAATAGCTTGGCGTAGTTTATCTTCCCAGCTTTTATTCGATTCGTTGGTGTCGTTCTTCTCATCAATTTGCTGCTCTGCTTCTTGCGCTGCAGCTCCTGCTTTTGCTATTTGGGTGGCAAGCCCTAATTTTTTGATCTCACCGGCCATGTCTTCAGGAGCTTTAAGCTCCTGATTGAATTTAAAAGTTTCTTCCAGAACTTCTTTAGTCCACTCCTTATTCAAGTTGTCAAGGCGGCATGGTTTACCTTGTTCTCTGAAGAAGGTAATATCCTTCCTTGTGTCTGTCCACTTCGTCTCATAACCCAGCTTCCTCATATTGTTCACGAAGTCATCACGACTGACGGAATTTCTCATGCATGCATCCACCGCTAAACGCAACTCATGTTTCCAGCTTAGCCCTTTTTGCTTTGCCCGATATTCACCGGATGATTCTCTGTTTTTCCCTTTATGTTCAATCGTGCTGAGGCCATACTCTATGCAAAGTTGGTCGGAAAAATTTTTAGCCATCTGCATCTGTGCCGGACTTTGTTGCCATTTCAGGCCATGTTCCATATTCACGGTATTCATCACAAAATGATTATGAAGGTGATCCTGATCCAGATGCGTTGACACAACCATTTGAAAGCCCGAAAAGCGCTCAAACTCCTTGGCTAGTCGAACACCAATTTCATGTACTTGCTCCGGCGTTACCTTTTCCTCCGGATGAAACGATTGAACGAAGTGAATAAATTGCCTGCCGTCTGTTTTATTGTAGGCCGTTTTAATCATTAACATTTCTTCGAAGGCTGTCTCGGGTGTGCAGTTGATCCCGGTAACAAGCTCCGCTTTTTCAGGATTCATAATATAATCCAGTACCAATTTAGATGTGTCGGATTTTTCATCTCTAAGAACCCGTTCAATAGCCATCTTTTCTGTATCATAGTCATTGGTTTTGATTTTCTCAGGATTGGTAATGTAATCAATCGCCTTCTTCAGGCTTCTTATTTCTTTGTTCTCGCGATTAATAAACTCAAGGATCGCAATATCTTTTTCACCCCCTTCATATTGGCTTCCAGCTGCTTAAGTATTTCCGGTTCTTTAATTCTCCCCATATGACATAAGTGGGTAAGCTGGTTCAGGTTGTTCCCCATACCGCCAAGCTGGCGGAGCAGGTTGGGTACATCCTCTACTACATAGATAATTCCTTTTTCCTCCATCGTCAGCATGTATTCTGCTACAGTCATGTTTAGCTTCTTCGCTTTATCTTTGATGGCGTTTTTTCGCTCGGCCGTGGTTCGAATCACGATGCGCTCAGGATTGGCTCTCACGGAATCCCTCCTTTTCCTTAAGCGTTAAATTTCTAAGTCGTACTCATCTTCCACCGGTTCCTGCTGCAAGCTCTGACAAAGATTCTGATAATCATCTCTGAGAAACTTGCTGGAAACAACACATTGTTCTGAGTAGATTTTGATAGCCTCTTTCAAATCCTCCATATTTTTAGGCGTGGCAAATCGGGGGAAATCTTGATAAAATTTTATCTTCTGCGATATCCCTGAGTAAAGGAAATCGGAAACTTTGAACCAGCTATCTGTATTTGACATATACCGGACTCCTTTCCATTTTTCTTTCAGTATCCGCTCTTAGGTGACTTACCCCAGCAGAGGGGTTTGGGGACGCAGTCCCCAAGGAGGGTTTGGGAGGGACTCCCAACAAGCTATTTGGGTGCCATGGGCACCCAAATAGGAAGCTTGCCGGGACTTATGACGAAATCTGGGGCGGGGGATATTGAAAAAGAAATGCCCTACAGCTCGTGATCCCATTCATCTTGAATTTCATCTTGAATCTGCTCGGCACCGTATTCCGTTTTCATGAAGATACCTAACTCCTCCCTTGTTTTTACCGCGTCTAACTCCTCAATGACCTCTGGAAGCTTTCGCTCTCCCCAATCCTTTCCTGATTCAAGCTTTTCTGCCAAAAGACTGCCGATATTTACAATCGAACCATCGGAAAGCTTTTTGAATGCTGCACACTCATCTAGAATGTTCACCCGATGGATAAATGCTAAACTGTTGAATACTGCTCCTTGGTCTATCGGCCAATTGTCCTCCCGGATCTCTTTAAGAAATTGTTCAGCCGATTTGCATTCGGTGAAAACGTAATCTTTTGTAAAAGGATCTTTAAGCCCGAGAGATTCTGTTATCTGCTTATATTCTTCGGGAGAATCTCCGTCAGGCAGGTAAGGGTCATTAAGCACTCTAAATTGCCTTAACCACTCCTTTTCATGGCACTGTTTAGTCAGTTCTTCTTGTGTAAATAAACCAATTTCCATCAAAATCCACCTTTCATAATTCAGCCTCTTCAGACTGAGCCTCTTCCAACTCCACTACCCTCCTCTCCGTCTCCTTGATAAAAGATATTAGATCTTCGTTCCAGTCCTTACCCTTGGGGAAATGATGGGCTATGGAGTATTCTGACTTATACTTATCTGTCCAGCGTTCCACCGCTTGATGGCCCCATTTGTCATTGTCTACACAGAAAATGATTTGTTTGATTTCGGGATGGTCCTTAAGATATTGCTCTAATGCCGCATCCCCTAGGCAACCTAGAGCTAACATGTGATCCTTATTATCGATTCCATAATGCTTGAAAAATGTAGCATAACTTAACGTATCAATCGGAGCTTCAAAAACTCGAATCGCCTGGCTTGTCCCCTCAATCCGGAAAGCCCAGGTCTTATTTGAATTAGCAACATCCCCCCGGTATGAGCTACCAGTTGTGTTAGTGCTACGAACCGAAGCATATTTGGCGGCACCATCATGGTTATAGCCAACAAAAACACAAGAACGATGACTGTTTTCATAAAGTTTTTTTTGCTTGACCATTAATGAAACAATGTCTTTATCAATCTTCCGAGTCTTCGTAAGATAGGCAAAGATGTGCTTATAAGTGTTATTTTTTTCGGGAAGAATAAGCTCCCCTTTTACCTCTTCGGGCTTTTGCGGAGGACGGTATAGAGACCTTTGAGATAGATCCGAAACTGCCGGTAAACCTAGTAGTTGCTTAACAGCCTCTACCCAGGACTTCTTCTCCATGTACATAACAAACTGAATCGGCCCTCCGCCATAAACTGCCTCACCGCCTTTCTGTGCCGAAAAGCAATTCCATTTATGGCCGTTCCCATCGATGCGGAGACCACCATGTTTTAGTATCTTAAATTCCCTGGGAGAAATCTTCTCCACAGGATACCCAGCTCTCCGAGCATATTCCAGGATGTTAATACTATTAGCCATATCAATCTGCTCATCCGTGAAGAGTTTCCGCTTCCCCATGATTTCTCACCTCCTTTTTTCTAATATCTTTTTACTCAAATTTTTTGCCACATAGAGGACAATGACTCCATTTATGGTGCACACAACGATCACCAGAATGCTTTAAATGCCTATTAAGTTTTTTTGAATATGGCATCGCCTCCATAACAGTTATTCCCCAGTTAGGCACTTGAATTATCGGCTCTACCTCTTCAACCGTATAATCCTGAATAATGTCTTGTTCTATTTTCTTTAAGCAACTACACACGATAGACATGCAATATCCACCTCCCTTTTTCACATATTTAGGGCAATAAAAAAAGACGCGTTATATTTTCACGTCTTGATCCCCTAAAAAATTGTTACAGTTCCTTCTCCAGCTTGTACTAATCTTCGCCACTTCATAGATCACGCCAATTTATCTAATATCCGGTTTCCTTTTGCGCAATACCTGATAAAATTCCACCAAAGCTGCTTTAGCCTGAAGATTGGTTTCTTCATCCACATCATTAAACCAATTATCATAGGGTTTTATGATTGCTTTAAGCTCCTTATCCAATCGTCCCACCTCCTTCGTGCACTTAAAATTTTCATGCAAAAAAAGCCGGGCTTGTGAACCGGCCTGCCGCATTAATCCGCCCATGATGGGCGGCCACTCTGCGATTAAAGTTCAAGATCCCACTCATCCTCAGTAATATGTTCATTATCCCAGCACTCAACTTCTGTAGCCGCACTTTCAGTTACAAGCGTTGGCTGAAGATATTTTATTCTGTTGGCAGCATACATCGCATTATCGTTAAGAAGCCTCTGCCATGCTCCACAGCTGGGAGCCCAGCGAAAGCCGTTGCTTTTCAGCTCTGCTCGCACCCCTTCATTTGGCTTGCCGTCAAAAAAGATTTGCAGACGATTATCTTCCTGATTGGCTTCTACCCGGCCGCCATTAAACGACCAACCTTCATAGCCCACTTCTGCTCTCTTAGTCAATTCCTGGATACGATCCTTTATTCTGTTCATTTCCGCATTGTTACCGGACAACGCCCAAGGTCCAAAGGGCCGCCAGTTAGTCCGAGTACTCTGGGACATATCCGCCTTTAGCGTATCTATCTGCTCCGGGGGAAGATGAGGGCATCCGTCAAGGGTCTTGTATCTCCGGTAAAAAGCATTGACTGCTTTCATCGTCTCTTGGGATTGTTCCAAGTTGGATAACTTTTCTTGCAGCTTTTGTAAAGCGTTTGGATCGTCAGCACGGATTCCCCCCATGCCGGTACCGCGAATCTTATCTAAAAGGCCCTGAACTTTTTTCCATTCCTCCATATTATTGTCCCGGGCACGATTCTGTTTTTCCTTTTGACGCACCGGAAAATTGCCGGCCCCAGATATCATAATCGATGGCACCCGGGCATCAATCACAAATCCCCGGTTCATATTGTCTGCCAGCTTACGGGAATAGGTATCCAGCAGCCGATCAATCCTTTCATGATGGGCGGGATCGACTTGACGTTTTTGCTCTTCTGCTATATTGGTAGCTTCATCCACATATTGACGATATTCAGTGGTTGCGCTTCCGGGTTTGTACTCATAAAAACTGTTTGCTACTTTTGCGCGGCGGGCTGCTTCCTCGTCGATAGGGTAATACTTATTTTTTATTGGCTGGTCCTGTAAAAATTCCGGAACTTGCTGGTAACTGGAACTATCTACATAGTAAGCAGTATCCTTATCGCCCCGATGAAGCACCACCACATCAGACACGGATAGGCTATGACCTGTAAAATCTTTCGGATGGTCGATATTGAACTTCTGATAAATTTCTCCCAAGCTCATATCTGCCGTAAGAGGCGCGGAATAGATAAGCTCATAATTTGCCCTGTCGACGGAAAGCCCCACGGCCTGTAAACGCTCGTATGGCTCAAAGCGAACATCCCGCGTTTCGTCGCCCTGCTTCAGCTGATAAATTAAAAAGGTATCTTCTCCTTGCGAGGGTGTCTGCTCCGGCTCAGAGAACTGTTCCTGCTCCATAACCTGCTCCTGCGTCTTTTGGCTTTCCACAATATGCTCATCGATGGTATCAATAAACTCAGCTGCTGTTGAACGAATCGTTTCCAGTGAAGATTGAAGCTCTTTAACCTCATGCCCCGAACTCCAGGCTGCCACATAGCCAAAGGAATAATCCGAGGTATCGATCCCGTAATGCTGGCACACGACATAGGCCACACTCTCGGCTTCGACCTCACGAGTACCACGATCTTCTGGGACCTCCAGCTCTCCATACCGATCATGAAGTCTAGCATGAGCTATCTCATGGATGGCTGTTTTTACGGTTTGGACTTGGCTCATGTTCTCCTTGATGGTAATTTCCCTTGTTTCGTAATTACAGCGGCCTTTGGTACTTTCTGAATTAATTTCTGCGAATTGAATCGAGAAAGGCGACACCTGAGTCAGGCTATTGAAAAAGAGAGTATAGTCTTCAAGCTCTCCATCCAGCTCATTGATCAGCTTAGGCAGCGGCTCCCCATCTGTCTGTGAAACGTCAAAAACAGTTACCTGTTTAAATGCCGTTCTGGAGACTTCAACCATTTCCGTGATCGATTTACCTTCCCCATTGGTCAACGGCTTTTGAGTCACAGGGTCCATTTTCTCCATTTCGACCGTTTTCTTATACGGAGCCGGTGCAAGAATCCGGATACCTGTCTCACCACGTTTGACATGCCGGTTGAACTCCTTTTGCCAGGTTTGGTAGCCAGCTACGTGAGTTGCACCCGGGTTTTGTAAAAAAATCAACATGCTATTTCTGAAACTGTAACTATGGAATTTAGCCATGGTTTTCAGATAGTCCTTATATTGGTCACTTTGGAATACGGCCTGAACACCTTCTTCCAGTCGATCCGTCAGCTCTTTCACTTTATCCTTTTGAGACATTTACTTTTTCCCTCCAAACACAAAAGAACGTGATTGTTCACGTTCTGCTCATACATCCTCCCATTGCCATATGATCAACATTCGCAGGGCATTCAGTTTATTCAATTGCTTCACCGGCAAGTCCACATAATCCAGATTATTAAAAATTTCTGTCCCAAAAAGTTCAACACAATCTTTCAATTCTTCCAGCTCTTTTTCCACCGGCTCAACAATCTGAATCAATAACTCTATGAGCTTTTCCTTTGAATGATCCGGTAGCTGTAAGTTCTCGTAGGCCGCAAGGGTGGCTGCTTGTTTCCTGAATTCTTCGCATTCGGTACAATGAGGTTTTGTACAATCCCGGCAAGCTATAAACGCCCAGTTCTTTCCGTCACGCTCAGTTAGTCTCTCCATCATTTTCACTCCCTCGTTTGTTTTGGAAATATAATTCCAGGGCTTCCTCAATTATTTTTTCAATCTCGGCCGGCTTTTGATCAAATTTAAAGAACTTGGTTACCAGCTTCGGCTTAAGTTTGATTTCAGCTGGTTTTTTCAATTTTTTATCACCTTCGCCAGATAGTATAGAGAGTATTTTTTCATCGGTTAGTTTTCCTTTTTTCTCAAACGAACGCAGAGCTTCAGCTTTTTTAATATCAATTTTGAACTGGTTGACTGAAATAAGATCTTCAATAATTTGTTGCACATTTTTGGTCAGGTACGACAAGTGAACTCCTGGAATAAGAGAAATTTCTTGTTCATCTATCCGATTCAGCAATTCCGGAATAAGCTCATTAAGACGAATATAGCGTTGGATATTGGCACGAGACATCTTGTTATTATCAGCTACTTTTTCAACACTTTTCCCACGGTGCTCAATTTGAGCACCTTTCTCTGAATCCCGGTCGCCATGCGGATTTGGGCCCTGTTCTATAGTGTTTAAAAAGCGCTTGTTTCTTCCAGATTCTTTGGCATGTTCAAGTTGCATTTTTAAAGCTTTTGCTAACTCTGATGGTAGCATATCTTCCGGGGATCTCTGCCATAAATTCGTCCAAACTATATTAAATGCCTCAGAATCATCAACATCACGGATTTCTCCAGGTATCGTTGATTTTCCAGCCAAAAGTGAGCCATTAGCTCTATTTCGACCAGCGAGAACCTCATATTTTTTATCACCTATTGGTCTATACCGAACTATGATAGGTTGAATAACTCCGATGTCAGCAATACTTTCAGCCATTCGTTCTAACCGTTCTCCGGTATATAATCGGAAAGGTTGGTTTTCATAAAAGTATAGATCTGAAATGTTAAGTTCCACTATTCCACCAGCTGAAGGAGAAGAATCTTTTACCGGCTCTGCCGATCCAAAAAGCTCATCAAGGCTTCTTACTTTACGTTTTTCAATCATTGGTCCTCATACTCCCTTGCAAAATTCTTATATGCTGTAGCCACCTTTCCTTTAGGATCGAATTCAACAATGCTTTTCGCATTAAGTACCGCCTCACCGACTTTCACGGAAACAGGAATTTTACTTTCAAAGATTCTAATGTTATTGCCATATGCGTCATTGATAAGCGTGAGGATCTCCTTGGAAAGCTTTGTCCGTTCCGTGAACATCGTAATAAGAATACCGTCAATTTCTATTCGGGGATTGATACGACGTTTAACACGGATGATATTTTTTAGCAAAAGCTCCAGCCCTTTTGCTGATAAATACTGAGGAGCTGCTGGAATCAAAACACGATCACAAGCAGCCAAAGCGTTGATTGTCAACATACCCAATGATGGCATGCAGTCAATAATAATGTAATCATAGTAATGCCTTAATGGATCGAGGATTGATTTTAACGTTACCTCTCGGCTCATTGCATTGACCAGGTTAATTTCTATTGCTGCAAGTTCAATGCTACACGGAATAATGTCAAGGTTACCGAAAGTAAGAATAAACTCCGATCTTGACGGTAATTCTTCATCATCAATAATATTACCCATGAGATGATAAAGCGTGATGGGCAATTCGTCCGGATGATCAACACCAAAACTCATTGTGAGATTAGATTGTGGATCGCAATCCACCAACAGGACTTTTTTTCCCTGCTCAGCCATGGAGTACCCCAGGTTAATAGTTGTAGTAGTCTTGCCGACTCCTCCCTTTTGATTGGCTATGGCTATAACTTCACATTTGCTCAATTTTCTCTTCCTTTCTGCTAAAAAAATTGCATGCAAAAAAGCCGGGCTTGTGACCGGCTCTGCCGCATTAATCCGCCCTTTTGGGCGGCCACTCTGCGATTAATAAGACCTCCCAGATAGCTCGGGAGGTTAGTCTTCCTTATAACGCTTTAGATATTCCAGCACAACCGGATATGTCCTACCCTGTGGGTCCTTAACCTCCACCCCTACCTTACCCGTTTTGGTAGTATAAGGTTCGCTGACAATCTCCAGAATAACCCTAGGTTTGCTTCTATGCTCAACATACTCACCCAATCCAAGAGGAAGCTCTTGGGCATCAAAAACATCTGCTAGTGAGACTTGCTTAAAATTCAAGATGATACCTCCTCCTTTGGCTCTTCCGGTAATACCCGCCAATGCGTGATTGAGTCGGGAAAAAATCCTGTATTATCGGGAATGCCATGCCATTCTCCGTCCACATGTTCAGCTCGAAAAATATTATCCCCATCCCAAATGAGCACCATTGTGTGAGCTTCCGGCAATTTTTCATTTACCGATACCCAGCTATCTTGATGAGGTTTATCCCCAGATACCTTCTCTGACATTTTCTCTATTAATGTTGAAATAGCCCCTTTGTACTTCGTCTGTTCTTCCTCAGCAATTTCGCTTAGCGTATTTAAGATATCCTGAAACCCCTTAACCAACGTTTCAAAGTATGCGGAAAATTTGAGTTTGGCCTTCTCTGCCTGGGTACTTTCTTTTGCAGCATTTTCATATGATTTAGCCTTTGCCCGTAATTCCATAAGCTCCTTCTCAACATCTTCTGGAATTCTTTCGGCTACTGCTGTCGTTACTTCTACTGGCGTTTCCCTAATTTCTCGTTCAAGATCTTTAATCTTTTTCTGAGCTATGGATAACTCAGAATCCGCCTTGGCCAGCTGCCCGGAGAGACGTTCAATATCCTCCACCGAGCCCGAAGTTTTAGCCTCTTCCAGCTCCCGTTTAAGGCGTTCGGCTATGTCATGGTTCTCGCGATTGTTCTTCTCAAGCTTTTCGTAGTCTTCAGCAAGCGTCCTGGCTTTGGCTTCTGCGGCAGCTAGTTCTTCTTTTGCCTTTTTCTTCTCCTCAATAGCTTGCTGAAGCTTCCGGACAGTGGTGTTGAGAGCATCGTTCTCCTGGGCAAATTGTTCGCGTTCCGCTGCGGGTATTCCAAGGAGAGCTACAGCTTTGGTATAAGGCAAATTTCGAATTGATTCGAAATTTGAATTGCCATACTCTCTGTATATTTTCATGAGGTTTGCAGCGGTATCATGGGAGTACTCCACCGACTTTTCCAGCCACGTCCCCCATTCTCCATGAGGCAGCATTTCCTTGGCCTCGCATAGGCGCAGGCCGATCTCAATGCTACCCTGCAGGATCATGTTCCGGGTATGATCCTTGATGCTATTAATCTCAGCCGCGATAACCACAGGGGTTCTAGCGGTAAGTTCATCATTCATGGCAAGACCTCCTTTTTATGCCGATACCGTTATCTGGACTTTATTTTCCTTACGTTTTAAGGCCACTAAAAATTCATTGGCGAATGCTCGCACATTAGAATTTTTTAGCTTGTCACCATACCCGTACAGTTGTCGTATCCTCAACTCCTGCATATCTACTTCCATAGTGACGAACGGCTTTTGGGGTTCTGTTATTTTGCGGACAAAAAATATCATTTGCGTACCGGCAATGTGATCCTTATAATATCTATCTGCTCCGACGCAATGATTTAAAGACTGGCCTTCCTTTATTAGATCGCTTCTCAATGCCGGATAGACAATACAAAATTCGCTATTGGCAAATTG
The Desulfitobacterium chlororespirans DSM 11544 DNA segment above includes these coding regions:
- a CDS encoding DUF3102 domain-containing protein codes for the protein MNDELTARTPVVIAAEINSIKDHTRNMILQGSIEIGLRLCEAKEMLPHGEWGTWLEKSVEYSHDTAANLMKIYREYGNSNFESIRNLPYTKAVALLGIPAAEREQFAQENDALNTTVRKLQQAIEEKKKAKEELAAAEAKARTLAEDYEKLEKNNRENHDIAERLKRELEEAKTSGSVEDIERLSGQLAKADSELSIAQKKIKDLEREIRETPVEVTTAVAERIPEDVEKELMELRAKAKSYENAAKESTQAEKAKLKFSAYFETLVKGFQDILNTLSEIAEEEQTKYKGAISTLIEKMSEKVSGDKPHQDSWVSVNEKLPEAHTMVLIWDGDNIFRAEHVDGEWHGIPDNTGFFPDSITHWRVLPEEPKEEVSS
- a CDS encoding DUF3991 and toprim domain-containing protein, translated to MANSINILEYARRAGYPVEKISPREFKILKHGGLRIDGNGHKWNCFSAQKGGEAVYGGGPIQFVMYMEKKSWVEAVKQLLGLPAVSDLSQRSLYRPPQKPEEVKGELILPEKNNTYKHIFAYLTKTRKIDKDIVSLMVKQKKLYENSHRSCVFVGYNHDGAAKYASVRSTNTTGSSYRGDVANSNKTWAFRIEGTSQAIRVFEAPIDTLSYATFFKHYGIDNKDHMLALGCLGDAALEQYLKDHPEIKQIIFCVDNDKWGHQAVERWTDKYKSEYSIAHHFPKGKDWNEDLISFIKETERRVVELEEAQSEEAEL
- a CDS encoding ParB/RepB/Spo0J family partition protein encodes the protein MIEKRKVRSLDELFGSAEPVKDSSPSAGGIVELNISDLYFYENQPFRLYTGERLERMAESIADIGVIQPIIVRYRPIGDKKYEVLAGRNRANGSLLAGKSTIPGEIRDVDDSEAFNIVWTNLWQRSPEDMLPSELAKALKMQLEHAKESGRNKRFLNTIEQGPNPHGDRDSEKGAQIEHRGKSVEKVADNNKMSRANIQRYIRLNELIPELLNRIDEQEISLIPGVHLSYLTKNVQQIIEDLISVNQFKIDIKKAEALRSFEKKGKLTDEKILSILSGEGDKKLKKPAEIKLKPKLVTKFFKFDQKPAEIEKIIEEALELYFQNKRGSENDGETN
- a CDS encoding YodL domain-containing protein, which gives rise to MSQKDKVKELTDRLEEGVQAVFQSDQYKDYLKTMAKFHSYSFRNSMLIFLQNPGATHVAGYQTWQKEFNRHVKRGETGIRILAPAPYKKTVEMEKMDPVTQKPLTNGEGKSITEMVEVSRTAFKQVTVFDVSQTDGEPLPKLINELDGELEDYTLFFNSLTQVSPFSIQFAEINSESTKGRCNYETREITIKENMSQVQTVKTAIHEIAHARLHDRYGELEVPEDRGTREVEAESVAYVVCQHYGIDTSDYSFGYVAAWSSGHEVKELQSSLETIRSTAAEFIDTIDEHIVESQKTQEQVMEQEQFSEPEQTPSQGEDTFLIYQLKQGDETRDVRFEPYERLQAVGLSVDRANYELIYSAPLTADMSLGEIYQKFNIDHPKDFTGHSLSVSDVVVLHRGDKDTAYYVDSSSYQQVPEFLQDQPIKNKYYPIDEEAARRAKVANSFYEYKPGSATTEYRQYVDEATNIAEEQKRQVDPAHHERIDRLLDTYSRKLADNMNRGFVIDARVPSIMISGAGNFPVRQKEKQNRARDNNMEEWKKVQGLLDKIRGTGMGGIRADDPNALQKLQEKLSNLEQSQETMKAVNAFYRRYKTLDGCPHLPPEQIDTLKADMSQSTRTNWRPFGPWALSGNNAEMNRIKDRIQELTKRAEVGYEGWSFNGGRVEANQEDNRLQIFFDGKPNEGVRAELKSNGFRWAPSCGAWQRLLNDNAMYAANRIKYLQPTLVTESAATEVECWDNEHITEDEWDLEL
- a CDS encoding ParA family protein → MSKCEVIAIANQKGGVGKTTTTINLGYSMAEQGKKVLLVDCDPQSNLTMSFGVDHPDELPITLYHLMGNIIDDEELPSRSEFILTFGNLDIIPCSIELAAIEINLVNAMSREVTLKSILDPLRHYYDYIIIDCMPSLGMLTINALAACDRVLIPAAPQYLSAKGLELLLKNIIRVKRRINPRIEIDGILITMFTERTKLSKEILTLINDAYGNNIRIFESKIPVSVKVGEAVLNAKSIVEFDPKGKVATAYKNFAREYEDQ
- a CDS encoding MobC family plasmid mobilization relaxosome protein; the encoded protein is MRANPERIVIRTTAERKNAIKDKAKKLNMTVAEYMLTMEEKGIIYVVEDVPNLLRQLGGMGNNLNQLTHLCHMGRIKEPEILKQLEANMKGVKKILRSLSLLIARTKK